The region CTTTTAGTCGGTCTTCTGAATCTAACATTCTTTTAACTAAATTTGATCTTTCTTCTTTTTGGTATTGTGCAATAGCATCTTCGTTTAATTTATGTTTAACCAAATGCGTAAAAGGAAAATTTTCTTTAAACAAATGAGGTTTATACAATTTAAAATTTCCTTCATAACATTGTTGGTCAAAATCGATGGCTCTTATTCGAAATACACGATTATCAAAATCATGAATGGTCACAATAACAAAATTATAAGAACGCATATCGCCTAAAAGACCGATCATGCAACGTTCATTAAATTTAACAAATTCTTTAGCTATTTGTGCTTTTTCGTGTTCATTACAATCAGAGAGATGATCAATTAAAAACTGATCGCCTGGAATACCTATAATATGTTCTTCTATTAAAGTATCTTTAAAAACTAAAAAATTAATCCGGTTAGGAGACAAAATATGCTCTAATTCAAGTCCGAAAACTCTGGAAGCATCGGCTTTTTTAACATAAAAGTTTGTATAGTTATCATTTAGAATATTTCGGATTCGTACCCGAAAAGGTTTAGAATTTCCAAAAGTGCAAAAATCAATATAATCAACGGTTAAAAATTGGATTTTACTTTCATCACCATCGGAATGAAGTAAAGTATATATTTTATTTAAACTGTAATCGATTTCTTTTTTCTCAAATTCATTGTAAAAAACTCGAATCCAAAGTGTATCCTTTCCATCTTTATCGTAAACTGAAATTCCTCCTTGAAAACGAAGTAAATCATCGTATAAAACATGGGTTTTTGTAAGCCGTTTGTATTTGTCTAAATAATGCTTTATTTCAGAAGTAATGGGATAATTTTTCTTTTTTAATAAAGGTGGATTTTGCCCCATATTTAATATTTTTAATCTTGAACAATAAAATGTTTAGGATCTTCCTTTTTAAATTCTGGCTGAATATTGATGTGATTGATACCAAATTTTTCAAACAAACAGCTTTCAATTTGATGAAGTAAATCGTTAAACTCACTCATTTTAATATCTTCCGCACAATCTAAATGTGCCTCGAGATGCAACTCTTCTTCATTCAAATGCCACACATGAATATGGTGTAATTTACCTGCTCCAGGTATTTTATGAACTTCACGAACAATTTCTTTTATATCGATTTCTTCTGGGGTAAAAAGCATCAACATTTTAGTAGAACTTTTTAATAAATCAATACCCACCACAATTAAATAAATTGCAATTAGAATTGTTAGTAAACTATCTACCCAAAACCAACCGTAAAACTTCATTAACAAACCACCAACTAAAACAGCTACGGAAGCCATCATATCGGTTAATAAATGTAAGTACGCTGATTTCATATTTAGATTGTGATCGGCATCTTTTTTTAGGAATAAAACAGAGGCTCCATTAGCAACAATTCCCAATAGGGCTAACCAAATTACTAAATCAGAACCAATAGGATGCGGATGAAAAAAACGCTCAATTGCACCATAGATTAAAATAAAAGCCACAATAATTAACGTGGCTGCATTGGTAAAAGCGGCAATTAATTCGGCTCTTTTATAACCAAAAGTATGATCAATAGATGCTTTTCTTCGTGATAATTTATGCGCCACTAAACTAAACACCAATGATATTACATCTGAAAAATTATGCAACGCATCTGATACCAATGCTAAACTTCCAGATATAATTCCACCTACAAGTTGGGCTAACGTAATGATTAAATTCAAAACAATAGAAATAATCAAATTCGTTGCTTTTACTTCGTGTTTATGGATGTGTACGTGACTCATAGATTATTTACACGCAATCTTTTTAACTCTATTAGCATGTCTTCCGCCTTCAAATGGTGTTTCAAGAAATGTTTCTACCATAGCCACTGCTTGAGGTATAGAAGTATAACGTGCTGGAATACTAATTATATTAGCATCATTGTGTTGACGAGCTAATTCTGCAATTTCTTTGGTCCAACATAAAGCGGCACGTATGTCTTGGTGTTTATTAACTGTCATAGCAATTCCGTTTCCAGAACCACAAATTACAATTCCTAAATCGGCTTTTTTACTTTCTACATCATAAGCCACTGGATGTCCAAAATCAGGATAATCCACACTTTCAAATGTATCTGTTCCATGGTTAATAACTATATGACCATTAGATTCTAAATAGTCTACAATCGCGTTTTTATACTCTGGACCTGCATGGTCGTTTCCAATTGAAATTGTCATAATGTTGATAGTGTTGTTTATTATTAATTACAAAATTAAACATAATCAATAAGAAGATGCATTAACTTTGAAATTATTTTTTATACATGTTATTCCAAGCTGAAATACTATCCTTTGGTGAAAATAATTTAGGTTATGGTCCTTATTTTGTGATTCCAACAGATTTAGTTGAAGCACATTTAAAAACTACGACTACCAAAAGAGTAAAATGTACTTTAAATAATAGCTTAACAATTGATAGGGCAATTTCATTAAAAGATACTATGTATTACATTTTAATTAATCAGCCAATATTAAAAACTCTTGGAGTTTCCTTTGGAGATACAATTGAAGTGCAACTTATTGCAGATGCATCCAAATACGGAGTAGAAATAACAGATGAAATGACCGAAGTTTTATATCAGGATCCTGAAGGAAGTACGTTGTTTCATAAACTTACTCCGGGTAAACAACGTACCCTTATCTTGTTGATTAATAAAATTAAAAGTACACAACTTCGAATTGAAAAGAGTTTTGTAATTCTAGAACATTTAAAAAAACAGAATGGTAAATTAGATTTTGAACAGTTAAATGAAGATTTTAAAAAAGCACGAAGTACTACTAAATTTTAAATTAAAAGCTTTATAATCAATAAACTATTTACTTTTTAAGACTCTTTTTTATCAAATGTTAATTGAATTTTACAAATCATTGATTTTTAGTTAATTATAAATTAACATCAATTGTTAATAATTTTGAATAGAAAATTAGAACTTTTTTAAAAAGCTATTGTTTTTTTTCTAAGCAGAAACTTAAATTAAATAGACAAATTTATTTTTGAGAAGTTATTAAAAATTGATGTCGATAATTTAAATGGTTATTAACATAAAATACACTTGTTAATTATTTACAATTTCAAAATAAAATTAAAAGTTAACAATTGTTGATAACCTAATACTTACAAAATTAAGTAAGTTGAAAAACAACAATTTACAATTATATAACATTGTTAATTTCATTGTATAAAATTGTATAACTCTAAAAAAATGAAAAAAAGAAATAAGTTATTCCACAAATTAACACGCTATAATAACAATCAAAAATTTAAAAATTTAAAATTCTTTTTTTTTGTTGTTTTTAATATATGTTGAAAACTTTCAAGTTTTAGAAAAATGCTATTTAAAATTATACATTTGTAAAAAAATTTAAAAATGAAAAAAATATACTTTGTTTTATTTCTTTTATCTGTAATTTCTTATGGACAAATTCAAATAGGTAGTAATATTAATGGAGAAGCTGCTGGTGATAATTGTGGTCGTAAACACAGTTTTTCATCTGATGGTACTGTATTAGCAATTGGTGCATCACTAAATGATGGAAATGGATCTAATTCTGGTCATGTTCGTGTTTTTAAAAACATATCTAATACATGGATTCAAATTGGTTCTGATATTGATGGTGAAGCTATTGATGATTATTTAGGTTTAAGTATTTCATTATCTTCTGATGGTACTGTATTAGCAATTGGTGCATCACTAAATGATGGAAATGGATCTAATTCTGGTCATGTTCGTGTTTTTAAAAACATATCTAATACATGGATTCAAATTGGTTCTGATATTGATGGTGAAGCTGCTGGAGATTATTTTGGTTCAAGTGTTTCTTTATCGGCTAATGGAACAATTTTAGCAATTGGCGGACATTTAAATGATGGAAATGGATCCAATTCTGGTCATGTTCGTGTTTATCAAAATATTTCAAATACATGGACTCAAATTGGTTCTGATATTGATGGTGAAGCTGCTGGAGATTGGAGTGGTGAAAATGTTTCATTATCCTCTGATGGTACAATATTAGCAATTGGAGCATCACTAAATGCGGGAAATGGTATTAATTCTGGTCATGTTCGTATTTATCAAAATATTTCAAATACATGGACTCAAATTGGTTCTGAT is a window of Flavobacterium indicum GPTSA100-9 = DSM 17447 DNA encoding:
- a CDS encoding cation diffusion facilitator family transporter — its product is MSHVHIHKHEVKATNLIISIVLNLIITLAQLVGGIISGSLALVSDALHNFSDVISLVFSLVAHKLSRRKASIDHTFGYKRAELIAAFTNAATLIIVAFILIYGAIERFFHPHPIGSDLVIWLALLGIVANGASVLFLKKDADHNLNMKSAYLHLLTDMMASVAVLVGGLLMKFYGWFWVDSLLTILIAIYLIVVGIDLLKSSTKMLMLFTPEEIDIKEIVREVHKIPGAGKLHHIHVWHLNEEELHLEAHLDCAEDIKMSEFNDLLHQIESCLFEKFGINHINIQPEFKKEDPKHFIVQD
- the rpiB gene encoding ribose 5-phosphate isomerase B, with product MTISIGNDHAGPEYKNAIVDYLESNGHIVINHGTDTFESVDYPDFGHPVAYDVESKKADLGIVICGSGNGIAMTVNKHQDIRAALCWTKEIAELARQHNDANIISIPARYTSIPQAVAMVETFLETPFEGGRHANRVKKIACK
- a CDS encoding DUF1905 domain-containing protein, which codes for MLFQAEILSFGENNLGYGPYFVIPTDLVEAHLKTTTTKRVKCTLNNSLTIDRAISLKDTMYYILINQPILKTLGVSFGDTIEVQLIADASKYGVEITDEMTEVLYQDPEGSTLFHKLTPGKQRTLILLINKIKSTQLRIEKSFVILEHLKKQNGKLDFEQLNEDFKKARSTTKF
- a CDS encoding T9SS type A sorting domain-containing protein produces the protein MKKIYFVLFLLSVISYGQIQIGSNINGEAAGDNCGRKHSFSSDGTVLAIGASLNDGNGSNSGHVRVFKNISNTWIQIGSDIDGEAIDDYLGLSISLSSDGTVLAIGASLNDGNGSNSGHVRVFKNISNTWIQIGSDIDGEAAGDYFGSSVSLSANGTILAIGGHLNDGNGSNSGHVRVYQNISNTWTQIGSDIDGEAAGDWSGENVSLSSDGTILAIGASLNAGNGINSGHVRIYQNISNTWTQIGSDIDGEAAGDFFGSSISLSSDGSILAIGAFQNDGNGSNSGHVRVFKNISNTWIQIGSDIDGEAAGDRSGEDVSLSSNGTILAIGASLNDGNGSNSGHVRIYQNISNTWTQIGSDINGEASNDRSGISTSLSSNGTILAIGAFQNDGNGTDSGHVRVFDLSALLSSNTFVLNNFSIYPNPTSDILNINLDNNLTLEKVNIYTTLGQLIQTENKPQIHITSLVKGNYIIEVVTNQGKATKTFIVE